The Penicillium oxalicum strain HP7-1 chromosome IV, whole genome shotgun sequence genome contains a region encoding:
- a CDS encoding Ketoreductase adrE: MSESQYTILQGSRILVTGANGFIGSHIVDHLLAFGYKVRGTVRQPKPWLNELFDKKHGGGKFETVLLPNLNDAVDCDHMFDQVEGIIHVATDVSMSPDANKVITSSVQGTLAILEAAAKHPRIRRVVITSSQSAAYLPRADHPGLVTEETWNDAAIEAAWDQNTPAATKPVFVYAASKTEAERSAFKWVEDHGRPFVLNSVLPCMTVGKILAPEIKGSSQILIRKMLQGDDFPIKFLPPPRLHIAALLSPAITFDRIFAFATPTTWSEVVHVLHKLCPENTLIPRDPLGDMSEKRDSVEVRPAKRAKEILGDFWGREEWVGLEESIKDGIADLL; the protein is encoded by the exons ATGTCGGAATCGCAATATACAATCCTGCAAGGATCGAGAATCCTCGTCACCGGCGCAAATGGTTTCATCGGGTCCCATATTGTCGATCACTTGTTAGCATTTGGCTACAAAGTCCGGGGAACTGTTCGCCAACCGAAACCCTGGCTAAACGAGCTCTTTGACAAGAAGCACGGAGGAGGCAAATTTGAAACAGTCTTACTGCCCAATCTTAACGATGCCGTTGACTGTGATCATATGTTCGACCAGGTTGAAGGAATTATTCATGTT GCCACAGATGTCTCGATGAGTCCCGATGCAAACAAAGTCATTACAAGTTCCGTCCAAGGTACACTTGCTATACTGGAAGCAGCCGCGAAACACCCGAGGATCCGGCGCGTGGTGATAACTTCATCGCAGAGCGCTGCATACTTGCCTCGGGCAGATCACCCGGGGCTCGTAACCGAAG AAACTTGGAATGATGCCGCCATTGAAGCAGCCTGGGATCAAAATACACCCGCCGCAACCAAGCCAGTCTTTGTATATGCTGCATCCAAGACAGAAGCTGAAAGAAGTGCATTCAAATGGGTCGAGGATCACGGCCGACCGTTTGTGCTCAATTCGGTACTGCCGTGCATGACA GTTGGTAAAATCCTCGCACCAGAAATCAAGGGCTCGTCACAGATCTTGATCCGGAAAATGCTTCAAGGAGACGATTTCCCAATCaaatttcttcctcctc CCCGCCTACACATAGCagctctcctctccccaGCTATAACCTTTGACCGAATCTTCGCATTTGCAACCCCGACCACCTGGTCCGAAGTCGTCCACGTTCTGCACAAGCTTTGCCCGGAAAACACGCTGATCCCGCGAGATCCTCTTGGTGATATGTCTGAAAAGCGTGATTCGGTAGAAGTGCGTCCCGCAAAGAGAGCAAAAGAGATCCTTGGGgatttttgggggagggaggaatgGGTAGGACTGGAGGAGAGTATTAAGGATGGTATTGCTGATCTTCTATGA
- a CDS encoding Arginine--tRNA ligase, cytoplasmic, protein MASANSLTASVQALTLQSTTQTSKFAGCFPSLNPMDIYREHIAEQLGKAADIDPELIFSRLAWTNTLDKGDLSLPVAALRIKKKPDELAAELASKFPESDLIHPPTAFGPHIQFFCKPGPLAKTVLGRVLTEKAAYGTNGNMGLKDPSDPSKGKKKIIIEFSSPNIAKPFHAGHLRSTIIGGFLANLFTVMGWDVIKMNYLGDWGKQYGLLANGFKYFGDEEALTKDPINHLFDVYVKVNRIVGEQEGPIKELKEQIKAKKEKGEDVATEEAELAKLVDASEDEKARRYFKSMEDGNPDALALWARFRDLSIAKYKQTYARLNIDFDVYSGESQVKAESMANAFKAMEKAGVTEESEGAVIADFTKHGAKKLGKAIIIRKDGTPLYLTRDIGAILERDEKYHFDKMIYVVAAQQDLHLAQLFKVTELMGHKDLASRCQHINFGMVHGMSTRKGTVKFLDDILRDVGDKMHEVMKKNETKYSQVENPEETADTLGITSVMVQDMTGKRINGYDFNLDAMTSFEGDTGPYLQYAHARLCSMARKSELNIDELSSADFSLLTERHAVDLIRLLASWPDVLINTAKTLEPVTVLSYLFRMTHMLSSSYDVLKVIGSEPELKKSRMALYAAARQVLHNGMRVLGLNPVERPTYRPVDITTPGETTTRPRNINPTGFCIMTRMEEPPSSASGSQAPPSPTLDVEWNGDSRFLMNHSVKNFSWSGLTVTVKDRQTKKARDLINDITGDVQQGEIVALMGPSGCGKTTLLNVLARRPAASGAKVMGDTFVNGTHVDTGAFGRMTSYVEQEDALIGSLTVRETLKFAADLSLPSSVTKRQRMERIQTLLESFGIQSQENTLVGTPIRKGISGGQKRRVSVASQLITCPKILFLDEPTSGLDSTASYEVMSYAKKLARENNLIIIASIHQPSTTTFQLFDKLLLLSAGRTCYFGPINHEVENYFARIGHPIPTHTNPAEFLLDIVSSDFGGAKEEARERVHRIQSEWTTSAEAQNTMRQVSSRSQVSEKNANVLTPEDMARPNAVKITQALLHRLWIKSYRDVVAYGIRIAMYLGLAIMMGTVWLRLHPTQDYIQPFVNAIFFGSAFMSFMAVAYVPAFLEDRATFVKERANGLYGPTPFVIANFLIGLPYLFLISILFSVVSYWLSNFRPSGSAFMTWVMWIFLDLVAAESLVVFFTSIFPNFVIALALVAFANGLWMSVGGFLVAPTILNPFWKYVFHYIDYQAYVFQGMMVNEFSKRNYSCGTGCRCMYDSDLADQCMIRGTAVLSQYGYATGRTGKWVGILIGIVAVYRLFGWIALTVRRT, encoded by the exons ATGGCGTCCGCCAATTCCCTGACGGCCTCGGTGCAGGCCTTGACCCTGCAGTCCACCACCCAGACCTCCAAGTTCGCTGGCTGCTTCCCGTCGCTGAACCCCATGGACATCTATCGCGAGCACATTGCGGAGCAATTGGGCAAGGCCGCCGATATCGACCCCGAGCTGATCTTCTCCCGCCTGGCTTGGACCAACACTTTGGACAAGGGTGATCTTTCATTGCCG GTCGCCGCCCTTCGTATCAAGAAGAAGCCCGACGAGCTCGCCGCGGAGCTGGCCTCCAAATTTCCCGAGTCAGACCTCATTCATCCTCCCACCGCTTTCGGCCCTCACATTCAATTCTTCTGCAAGCCTGGCCCCTTGGCCAAGACGGTTCTTGGCCGCGTCCTGACCGAGAAGGCCGCCTATGGCACCAACGGTAACATGGGTCTTAAGGACCCCTCCGACCCTTCCAagggcaaaaagaagatcatTATTGAGTTCTCCTCGCCCAACATCGCCAAGCCCTTCCACGCCGGTCACTTGCGCTCCACGATCATCGGTGGTTTCTTGGCCAACCTATTCACGGTGATGGGCTGGGACGTCATCAAGATGAACTACCTCGGTGATTGGGGCAAGCAGTATGGTCTGTTGGCCAATGGTTTCAAGTACTttggagatgaggaggcgCTCACCAAGGACCCCATCAACCATCTGTTTGATGTCTACGTCAAGGTCAACCGTATTGTCGGTGAGCAGGAGGGGCCCATCAAGGAGCTGAAGGAGCAAATtaaggcgaagaaggagaagggcgAGGACGTTGCTACTGAGGAGGCGGAGCTTGCCAAGCTGGTGGACGCTAGTGAGGACGAGAAGGCTCGCCGCTACTTCAAGAGCATGGAAGACGGAAATCCCGATGCGCTCGCCCTGTGGGCCCGCTTCCGTGATCTCAGCATTGCCAAGTATAAGCAGACCTATGCTCGCCTGAACATTGACTTTGATGTCTACTCGGGTGAGTCTCAGGTCAAGGCCGAGAGCATGGCCAACGCCTTCAAGGCCATGGAGAAGGCCGGTGTGACCGAGGAGTCCGAGGGTGCTGTCATTGCCGACTTCACGAAGCACGGTGCGAAGAAGTTGGGCAAGGCCATTATCATCCGCAAGGACGGTACTCCCTTGTACTTGACCCGTGACATCGGTGCCATCTTGGAGCGTGACGAGAAGTACCACTTCGACAAGATGATTTACGTCGTCGCTGCGCAGCAGGATCTTCACTTGGCGCAGCTATTCAAGGTTACCGAGCTGATGGGACACAAGGATCTGGCTAGTCGCTGCCAGCATATCAACTTTGGTATGGTCCACGGCATGAGCACCCGTAAGGGTACCGTCAAATTCTTGGACGACATCCTGCGCGATGTGGGTGACAAGATGCACGaggtgatgaagaagaacgagaCCAAGTACTCACAGGTTGAGAATCCCGAGGAGACTGCCGACACTCTCGGTATCACCTCGGTCATGGTCCAGGATATGACTGGCAAGCG TATTAACGGATACGACTTCAACCTGGACGCCATGACTTCATTTGAGGGTGACACCGGTCCTTACCTGCAATATGCTCACGCTCGTCTGTGCTCCATGGCTCGCAAGTCCGAGCTGAACATCGATGAGCTGAGCAGTGCCgacttctccctcctcactGAGCGCCACGCTGTTGATTTGATCCGTCTTCTTGCCTCATGGCCCGACGTGCTCATCAACACGGCCAAGACTTTGGAGCCTGTGACCGTGCTGAGCTATCTCTTCCGCATGACACACATGCTGAGCTCCAGCTACGACGTGTTGAAGGTGATTGGAAGCGAGCCCGAGTTGAAGAAGTCTCGCATGGCTCTATATGCGGCTGCTCGCCAGGTCCTGCACAACGGTATGCGGGTACTAGGCTTGAACCCCGTGGAACG ACCTACCTACCGACCTGTCGACATCACGACACCAGGAGAGACAACAACACGCCCTCGGAATATCAACCCGACTGGATTTTGCATCatgacgaggatggaagaaCCACCGTCCTCCGCGAGCGGGAGCCAGGCTCCGCCGAGCCCAACCCTCGACGTGGAGTGGAATGGAGACAGTCGCTTTTTGATGAACCATTCCGTCAAGAACTTCTCCTGGAGTGGTCTCACCGTCACTGTCAAGGACCGGCAGACGAAGAAAGCGAGGGATTTGATCAACGACATTACCGGTGACGTCCAACAAG GAGAAATTGTTGCCCTAATGGGACCTTCGGGCTGCGGCAAAACCACGCTGCTCAATGTGTTGGCTCGACGACCCGCCGCGTCCGGGGCCAAAGTGATGGGAGACACATTTGTCAACGGCACTCATGTGGACACGGGAGCCTTTGGTCGCATGACCTCGTATGTCGAACAGGAAGATGCACTGATCGGATCGTTGACGGTCCGCGAAACATTGAAATTCGCAGCCGACCTGTCGTTGCCAAG CTCGGTGACCAAGCGTCAACGTATGGAACGCATTCAGACCCTCCTGGAGTCGTTTGGAATCCAAAGCCAGGAAAACACTCTGGTGGGGACGCCTATTCGCAAGGGTATCAGTGGAGGCCAGAAGCGACGGGTCAGCGTGGCCAGCCAGCTCATCACCTGTCCCAAGATCTTGTTCTTGGATGAGCCCACCAGTGGACTGGACTCGACCGCCAGCTACGAGGTCATGTCGTACGCCAAAAAGCTTGCCCGGGAAAACAAC ttgatcatcatcgccaGTATCCATCAACCCTCAACCACCACCTTCCAGCTCTTCGACAAACTCCTTCTCTTGTCCGCCGGGAGAACATGCTACTTTGGCCCCATCAACCACGAAGTGGAAAATTATTTCGCACGAATCGGGCATCCCATCCCCACGCACACCAATCCCGCCGAGTTTCTTCTCGACATTGTCAGTTCAGACTTTGGTGGTGCCAAGGAAGAGGCCCGCGAGCGTGTTCATCGCATTCAGAGCGAGTGGACTACTTCTGCTGAAGCGCAAAACACGATGAGACAGGTCTCTTCGCGGAGTCAAGTATCCGAGAAAAACGCCAATGTCCTCACTCCCGAGGACATGGCTCGTCCAAATGCCGTCAAGATCACACAGGCTTTACTCCATCGTCTCTGGATCAAGAGTTATCGTGATGTGGTGGCTTATGGAATCCGAATTGCCATGTATCTTG GTCTTGCTATCATGATGGGCACAGTATGGCTGCGTCTTCATCCAACCCAGGATTATATTCAACCGTTTGTCAATGCAATT TTCTTTGGATCAGCATTCATGTCCTTCATGGCCGTCGCCTACGTCCCTGCATTTCTCGAAGACCGCGCAACGTTTGTCAAGGAGCGAGCCAACGGTCTCTATGGTCCTACTCCATTTGTTATTGCCAACTTTCTCATCGGTCTTCCTTATCTAT TCCtcatttccatcctcttctccgtcGTCTCCTACTGGCTCTCCAACTTCCGCCCTAGTGGCTCGGCCTTCATGACCTGGGTGATGTGGATCTTCTTGGACCTCGTCGCCGCTGAGAGTCTGGTGGTATTCTTCACGTCCATCTTCCCGAATTTCGTCATTGCCCTCGCCCTAGTGGCCTTTGCCAACGGACTCTGGATGAGTGTTGGCGGATTCCTCGTCGCCCCCACCATCCTCAATCCATTCTGGAAATACGTCTTCCACTACATTGATTACCAG GCCTATGTCTTCCAAGGAATGATGGTCAACGAATTCTCCAAACGAAATTACTCTTGCGGAACAGGCTGTCGCTGCATGTACGATTCAGATCTGGCAGATCAGTGTATGATTCGGGGAACCGCCGTGCTGTCCCAATACGGGTACGCCACGGGGCGAACCGGCAAGTGGGTTGGCATCTTGATCGGCATCGTTGCCGTTTATCGACTATTTGGATGGATCGCGCTTACTGTGCGTCGAACTTGA